Proteins encoded in a region of the Cyclopterus lumpus isolate fCycLum1 chromosome 23, fCycLum1.pri, whole genome shotgun sequence genome:
- the LOC117726398 gene encoding uncharacterized protein LOC117726398, with amino-acid sequence MEINKYRNAPEGQFTLIIFKYFKYPPLNLLQFNKRRSRFRRGGLVSDEEVSFQAVSFQARWSRFRRSRFRRSRFRRGGLVSGGLVSGEVVSFQAVSFQTRWSRFRRGGLVSGGLVSGEVVSFQTVSFQTRWSCFRRSRFRRGGLVSGGLVSGGLVSDEVVLFQAVSFQARWSRFRRSRFRRGGLVSDEVVLFQAVSFQARWSRFRRSRFRRGGLVSDGLVSDEVVLFQAVSFQARWSRFRRGGLVSDEVVSFQTVSFQARWSRFRRGGLVSDEVVLFQAVSFQARWSRFRRGGLVSDEVVSFQTAPPDSFTLNQKISSRWSSNYAKK; translated from the exons atggaaataaataaatatcgtAATGCTCCCGAGGGCCAATTTActttaatcatatttaaatattttaaatatccaCCACTGAATTTACTGCAGTTTAATAAGAGGCGGTCTCGTTTCAGACGAGGAGGTCTCGTTTCAGACGAGGAGGTCTCGTTTCAGGCGGTCTCGTTTCAGGCGAGGTGGTCTCGTTTCAGGCGGTCTCGTTTCAGGCGGTCTCGTTTCAGACGAGGTGGTCTTGTTTCAGGCGGTCTCGTTTCAGGCGAGGTGGTCTCGTTTCAGGCGGTCTCGTTTCAGACGAGGTGGTCTCGTTTCAGACGAGGTGGTCTTGTTTCAG GCGGTCTCGTTTCAGGCGAGGTGGTCTCGTTTCAGACGGTCTCGTTTCAGACGAGGTGGTCTTGTTTCAGGCGGTCTCGTTTCAGGCGAGGTGGTCTCGTTTCAGGCGGTCTCGTTTCAGGCGGTCTCGTTTCAGACGAGGTGGTCTTGTTTCAGGCGGTCTCGTTTCAGGCGAGGTGGTCTCGTTTCAGGCGGTCTCGTTTCAGACGAGGTGGTCTCGTTTCAGACGAGGTGGTCTTGTTTCAGGCGGTCTCGTTTCAGGCGAGGTGGTCTCGTTTCAGGCGGTCTCGTTTCAGGCGAGGTGGTCTCGTTTCAGACGGTCTCGTTTCAGACGAGGTGGTCTTGTTTCAGGCGGTCTCGTTTCAGGCGAGGTGGTCTCGTTTCAGACGAGGTGGTCTCGTTTCAGACGAGGTGGTCTCGTTTCAGACGGTCTCGTTTCAGGCGAGGTGGTCTCGTTTCAGACGAGGTGGTCTCGTTTCAGACGAGGTGGTCTTGTTTCAGGCGGTCTCGTTTCAGGCGAGGTGGTCTCGTTTCAGACGAGGTGGTCTCGTTTCAGACGAGGTGGTCTCGTTTCAGACGGCGCCTCCAGACTCGTTCACTTTAAACCAAAAGATTTCAAGTCGTTGGAGCTCAAATTATGCAAAGAAGTAA